From the Synergistaceae bacterium genome, one window contains:
- the rplT gene encoding 50S ribosomal protein L20 encodes MRVKGASASDKKRKKLFTITKGYWGQRKNVYRRAREAYLAALSRAYFDRKRKKRDFRKLWITRISAAVRAEGMSYSVFMNGLKKAGINMNRKMLSELAIHDDKAFRELVDKAKAAL; translated from the coding sequence ATGAGAGTAAAAGGTGCAAGTGCAAGCGATAAGAAGCGCAAAAAATTATTTACTATCACCAAAGGCTACTGGGGTCAGCGCAAAAACGTATACCGCCGGGCCCGTGAAGCATATTTAGCCGCATTATCACGAGCGTATTTCGATCGTAAACGCAAAAAAAGAGATTTCCGCAAGCTCTGGATCACTAGAATCAGTGCAGCCGTCCGAGCTGAAGGCATGAGTTACAGCGTATTCATGAACGGTCTCAAGAAAGCCGGGATTAACATGAATCGTAAAATGCTCTCTGAACTCGCAATACATGATGATAAAGCATTCAGAGAACTTGTAGATAAAGCAAAGGCGGCTCTATAA
- the infC gene encoding translation initiation factor IF-3 — protein MLPGNEENAPRVNSEITSSQVLLVDENGVKVGITNTIEAIRMAQEQSLDLVEVAPMASPPVCRIMDYGKYRYQLQKKEKDARKKQKVQALKEIKMRPKIDDHDFDFKTKAVRNFLESGHRVKVSVFFRGREMSFLEKGEEVLNRVITECEDVGKSESKPMMEGRYMRILLTPLTSSTAKNSPAARDI, from the coding sequence ATTTTGCCCGGCAATGAAGAAAACGCCCCTCGCGTAAACAGTGAAATAACTTCATCACAGGTCTTATTAGTCGACGAGAACGGCGTAAAAGTTGGAATTACAAACACTATCGAGGCCATTCGTATGGCTCAGGAGCAATCTTTAGATCTTGTAGAGGTTGCACCTATGGCGAGTCCCCCTGTCTGTAGAATAATGGACTACGGCAAATATCGTTACCAGTTACAGAAAAAGGAGAAAGACGCACGCAAGAAACAAAAAGTTCAAGCCTTGAAAGAAATCAAGATGAGACCAAAAATTGATGATCATGATTTTGACTTCAAGACTAAGGCCGTGCGCAATTTCTTAGAGAGCGGACACAGAGTTAAAGTTTCTGTTTTCTTTAGGGGGCGTGAAATGTCCTTTTTAGAGAAGGGCGAAGAAGTATTAAATCGTGTAATTACAGAATGTGAAGATGTCGGAAAATCTGAGTCAAAACCCATGATGGAAGGCCGTTACATGCGGATATTGCTCACACCTCTAACATCATCGACAGCAAAAAACAGCCCGGCAGCACGGGATATTTAG
- the rpmI gene encoding 50S ribosomal protein L35, whose amino-acid sequence MAKQKLKSHSGAKKRFFKTASGKFAYRKCSRSHILVHKKPSRMRRLKATGYVTETLTEQMRHLLPYD is encoded by the coding sequence ATGGCAAAGCAAAAACTTAAATCACACAGCGGCGCAAAGAAGAGATTCTTCAAGACCGCATCAGGCAAATTCGCTTACAGGAAGTGCAGCAGATCTCATATTCTCGTACACAAGAAGCCTTCACGTATGCGCAGACTCAAAGCTACGGGATATGTAACAGAGACGCTCACAGAACAAATGCGGCATTTATTGCCATATGACTAG